A stretch of DNA from Dehalococcoidia bacterium:
CCTGCTTCAGCGGCGTGCTGAGGCCGGAGAGGAAGCGCACGTCCTCGCCGTTGATGTAGACGTTGACGAAGCGGCGCAGCTCGCCTTGCTCGTCGCAGAGCCGCTCGCGCAGACCGGGAAACTGGCCATCCAGACCGCTGATGCACTCGGCCAGCGAGGCGCCGCCGCCCTCGACGATGTCGCGCTGGCCGGTGATGCGGCGCAGCGGAGTGGGAATCTTGACCTTCACGCTCAACGGTTCGCTCCTGTTGGAAAACGCGAATAGTGACGGGTTGTTCTTGCGGGCCGGGCTCGTCCGCCGGCTTGCGCGATCCCCATCGTCTCGCGGGCGCCGTGACGGGCGCAGTTGATTCGGCATACCAGCGCCGCAACCTTCGTTCCTACGCCCTACCCTTCGACCACATCGCCTTCGATCGGATCGACGCGCACACCCTTGGCCTGCGCCCAGTCGAGACCGCGCTCGATCTCACCGGCGTCGCCCTCAAGCTCCAGCACGACCCAGCCGACGTGCTCATCCACGTCGGCCATGCGGATGTTCGTCACCACCTGGAACTGGTGGCCCAGCTCGTAGATGATCGGCAGCGTGATCAGCTCCGGCCGGAAGGTGAGACGGACGCGCCTGGTCGCCATGCCGCATCCTCTGAT
This window harbors:
- a CDS encoding NIL domain-containing protein, encoding MATRRVRLTFRPELITLPIIYELGHQFQVVTNIRMADVDEHVGWVVLELEGDAGEIERGLDWAQAKGVRVDPIEGDVVEG
- a CDS encoding ubiquitin-like small modifier protein 1; its protein translation is MSVKVKIPTPLRRITGQRDIVEGGGASLAECISGLDGQFPGLRERLCDEQGELRRFVNVYINGEDVRFLSGLSTPLKQGDEVAIVPAVAGG